A window of Exiguobacterium sp. Helios genomic DNA:
ACGCAAAAGCGGGCCGATACGCAGCTTGAGAAGATGAATGCCTTTTCTGGTACGTTTCTCGATACGTTACAAGGATTGACGACGCTCAAGTTATTCGGGCGGGCGAAAGCTCAGCAGGACGTGATTGAACGAAGCAGTCTCGAATTTCGGGATGCGACGTTAACCGTCTTAAAACTCGCGTTCCTGTCGTCGTTGATGCTCGAATTCATCTCGATGCTCAGTATGGGGATGATTGCGCTTGAAGTCAGCTTACGGTTGATTTTGTTCCAAAGCATCACCTTTGTGCCGGCCTTCTTGATGTTGGTTCTGGCACCGGAATACTATCTGGCGTTAAAAGAGATGGGAGCTGCTTTCCATACCGGACGGGGCAGTGTCGCCGCCGCGAAACAGATTGCGGCCGAACTGACGGACGACGACCGGAATGTCGCTTTCGGACGAACGGAACTGCCGGCAGCCCGTCCGCCGCGAATTGAACTGAAAGACGTCGCGTTTTCGTACCGCGATGCCCGGTTTGCGATGGAACAGTTGAATTTGACGATTGAACCGTATCAAAAGGTTGCCTTGATCGGCCGCAGCGGTGCCGGAAAATCGACGGTCCTCCAATTGCTGGCTGGCCTTGCCGATCCGCAGGACGGACAGCTGTTGCTTGACGGTCAAGATCGTCAGACCATCACGGAATCCAGTTGGTTCAGCCAGCTCAGCTACATCTCGCAGCATCCGTATCTCTATGCCGGGACGCTGGCGGATAATATCGCCATCGGTGAATTGCGCGAAGCATCGCGGGCTGCGATTGAACAGGCGGCATCGGACGCCGGTCTGACCGAATTGATCGGACAGTTGCCGAACGGACTCGACACGATAATCGGAGAAGGCGGACGCGGCTTATCCGGCGGCGAAAAGCAGCGCGTTGCGTTAGCACGTGCCTTCCTGAAACGACCGAATGTCATCTTGTTTGATGAACCGACGACCGGTCTTGACGTGAAGACGGAACGGTTGTTGCAGGAAGCGATGACTGTTCTCGGACGTGAAGCGACCGTCATCACGGTCGCCCACCGTCTGCATACGATTGAACGGTCGGATCAAATCGTCGTGCTGGAAGCCGGACGGATTGTCGACCGGGGGACACATGAAGAATTACTTGGACGTGAATCGGAATATGCGATGATGCGTGCCGTTCAACGGGGGGAGGAGACACGATGAAAGAGTTAATAGGAATTTTTCGTTTGATGCTGCACCAGAAACGGGACATCGTGCTCTCGATCGTCTTCGGTGTTTTGGCCGGAATCACGGCAGTCGGCTTGTTCGCAGCAAGCGGTTTTTTGATTTCAAAAGCCGCCCTGTTGCCGCCGATTCAGACACTTGCCGTTTTGATTGCCTTACAGAAAATCTCCAGTCTGACGCGGGCTGTCAGCCGGTACGCCGAACGGTATTACTCACACCGGGCGACGTTTACGATCCTCAGTGACTTGCGGACGACGTTTTATAAACGGCTGGAACCACTCGCACCGGGTATCTTTGCCAAGTACCGGAGCGGGGATTTGCTCGCCCGGATTGTCGGGGACGTCGAAAGTCTGCAAAATACGTTTTTGCGCGTCGTCTATCCACCGATCATTTTAGTGCTCGTCTTTCTGTGTACAATCTTTTTCGTCAGTTTCTTTTCACTCAGTGTCGC
This region includes:
- the cydD gene encoding thiol reductant ABC exporter subunit CydD, which gives rise to MNPLKGIITIPRTIFIQLMLAAVLMGVAVIGQSYLIVIIVDRIFLQGDPFAAVIPLLGVLLGMLVLRVGVTYWNGRLGTSLAARVKQDLRQALVAKYTRNSVESMLEGQSGQKVSILMDSVDEMDSYYSQYLPKVIQTSIVPLMVLIAAFSYDWVTGLVMMITAPFIPLFYIVIGIMTQKRADTQLEKMNAFSGTFLDTLQGLTTLKLFGRAKAQQDVIERSSLEFRDATLTVLKLAFLSSLMLEFISMLSMGMIALEVSLRLILFQSITFVPAFLMLVLAPEYYLALKEMGAAFHTGRGSVAAAKQIAAELTDDDRNVAFGRTELPAARPPRIELKDVAFSYRDARFAMEQLNLTIEPYQKVALIGRSGAGKSTVLQLLAGLADPQDGQLLLDGQDRQTITESSWFSQLSYISQHPYLYAGTLADNIAIGELREASRAAIEQAASDAGLTELIGQLPNGLDTIIGEGGRGLSGGEKQRVALARAFLKRPNVILFDEPTTGLDVKTERLLQEAMTVLGREATVITVAHRLHTIERSDQIVVLEAGRIVDRGTHEELLGRESEYAMMRAVQRGEETR